One region of Peribacillus simplex genomic DNA includes:
- a CDS encoding Mini-ribonuclease 3, translating into MLHYDSKVDAKMLNSLALAYIGDAVYETYIRHHLIQKGAVKPNLLHKKATSFVAAKAQNKIIHFFLESDWLSEEESAVVRRGRNAKSGTVPKNTDVQTYRYSTAFEALMGFLYLSGRIERMEELIKKSIEYIEEEKGSNP; encoded by the coding sequence ATGCTTCATTACGATAGTAAGGTAGATGCTAAAATGCTGAACAGTCTTGCTTTAGCTTATATAGGTGATGCCGTATACGAAACGTATATCCGGCATCATCTCATTCAAAAAGGAGCGGTCAAGCCCAACCTTCTTCACAAAAAAGCTACATCTTTTGTAGCGGCTAAGGCTCAAAATAAAATTATCCATTTTTTCCTGGAGTCAGATTGGTTATCGGAAGAGGAATCCGCCGTCGTTCGGCGCGGCCGAAATGCAAAATCCGGTACTGTACCGAAGAATACAGATGTGCAAACGTATCGTTACAGTACAGCCTTTGAGGCACTAATGGGATTTTTGTATTTATCCGGTCGGATAGAAAGAATGGAAGAACTTATCAAAAAATCTATTGAATACATTGAAGAAGAAAAGGGGAGTAACCCATGA
- the rlmB gene encoding 23S rRNA (guanosine(2251)-2'-O)-methyltransferase RlmB: MSEEYIIGRNPVLEALRSERDINKIWIAEGSQKGSMLPLIGLAKEKKVFVQIVPKKKIDQMAEGIHQGVVAQVAAYEYVELDDLFAKAAERDEAPFFMILDEVEDPHNLGSIMRTADAVGAHGIIIPKRRAVGLTATVAKASTGAIEYIPVARVTNLARAVEELKERGVWIVGTDAKGSDDYRNMDGKMPIGLVIGSEGKGMARLMKDKCDFLIRLPMAGQVTSLNASVAAGLLMYEVYRKRNPLGQ, encoded by the coding sequence ATGAGCGAAGAATATATCATTGGCAGAAACCCCGTATTGGAAGCTCTTCGCTCCGAACGGGACATTAATAAAATTTGGATAGCTGAGGGCTCACAAAAAGGCTCGATGCTTCCACTCATCGGTCTGGCTAAGGAAAAGAAGGTATTCGTGCAAATCGTACCGAAGAAAAAAATTGACCAAATGGCAGAAGGCATCCATCAAGGTGTTGTCGCACAAGTGGCTGCATATGAATATGTGGAATTGGATGACTTATTCGCAAAAGCGGCTGAACGGGATGAAGCACCTTTTTTCATGATTCTTGATGAAGTTGAAGATCCGCATAATTTAGGTTCAATCATGAGGACCGCTGATGCAGTCGGGGCCCATGGAATCATCATTCCGAAAAGAAGAGCGGTGGGCTTGACGGCAACTGTGGCCAAAGCCTCGACGGGTGCAATCGAATATATTCCGGTAGCTCGCGTTACAAATTTGGCAAGGGCAGTCGAAGAGTTGAAAGAGCGTGGAGTATGGATAGTCGGTACCGATGCGAAAGGAAGCGATGATTACCGTAACATGGACGGAAAAATGCCTATCGGACTTGTTATCGGTAGTGAAGGAAAAGGTATGGCCCGGTTAATGAAGGATAAATGTGACTTTCTCATCCGTCTCCCTATGGCAGGACAAGTAACATCGTTAAATGCATCGGTAGCAGCCGGTTTATTGATGTATGAGGTTTATAGAAAAAGAAATCCCCTAGGGCAATGA
- a CDS encoding NYN domain-containing protein: protein MNILLVDGYNIIGAWPELRELKERDLAAARDRLIEMMAEYQAFTGYRVIIVFDAQYVQGIARIFKNHKVDVIFTKENETADERIEKMAIELNNVKTQIQVATSDFTEQWVIFGQGALRKSARELLIEMEEIQGEIKKDVRKTTTIKPAAKIPLSEEVAEIFEKWRRGKI from the coding sequence ATGAATATTCTGTTGGTGGACGGTTATAACATTATTGGAGCCTGGCCGGAACTGAGAGAATTAAAAGAAAGGGATCTTGCTGCTGCAAGAGACCGGTTGATTGAAATGATGGCGGAATATCAAGCATTTACCGGATACCGTGTAATTATCGTATTTGATGCTCAATACGTTCAGGGAATTGCCCGTATATTCAAAAATCACAAAGTTGACGTAATTTTTACAAAAGAAAATGAGACTGCCGATGAAAGAATAGAAAAGATGGCCATTGAACTGAATAACGTCAAAACGCAAATTCAAGTGGCAACCTCTGACTTCACGGAACAGTGGGTGATCTTTGGTCAAGGGGCTCTAAGGAAATCCGCTCGTGAATTGCTTATTGAAATGGAAGAAATTCAAGGGGAAATCAAGAAAGATGTAAGAAAAACAACGACGATAAAACCTGCAGCTAAAATTCCTTTAAGTGAAGAAGTGGCAGAAATTTTCGAAAAATGGCGCCGGGGTAAAATTTGA
- the sigH gene encoding RNA polymerase sporulation sigma factor SigH encodes MKLNEKYLQFEDDELIRLVHTGDSEALDYLIQKYRNFVRAKARTYFLIGADKEDIVQEGMIGLYKAVRDFKGDKLSSFKAFAELCITRQIITAIKTATRQKHIPLNSYVSLDKPIYDEESDRTLMDIISGTKVLDPEELIINQEEFDDIELKMAELLSDLERKVLALYLDGQTYQEISEELNRHVKSIDNALQRVKRKLERYLEVREISL; translated from the coding sequence ATGAAACTGAACGAAAAGTATCTGCAGTTTGAGGATGATGAATTGATAAGGTTGGTACACACTGGAGACAGTGAAGCGCTGGATTACTTGATCCAAAAGTATCGTAATTTTGTTAGAGCAAAGGCAAGGACTTATTTCTTAATTGGTGCAGATAAGGAAGACATCGTGCAAGAAGGTATGATTGGTTTATATAAAGCCGTCCGTGATTTTAAAGGGGATAAGTTATCTTCCTTTAAAGCATTTGCAGAACTGTGCATTACGAGGCAGATCATTACAGCTATCAAAACAGCAACACGTCAAAAACATATTCCGCTCAATTCCTATGTTTCCCTGGACAAACCCATTTATGATGAGGAATCGGACCGAACTCTAATGGATATTATATCGGGTACGAAAGTTTTGGACCCGGAAGAACTGATCATCAACCAAGAAGAGTTTGACGATATCGAATTAAAGATGGCTGAGCTCCTGAGTGATCTTGAGAGAAAAGTGTTAGCTCTTTACCTGGATGGACAAACCTACCAAGAAATTTCGGAAGAGTTGAACCGGCATGTTAAGTCAATCGACAACGCCCTTCAGCGGGTGAAAAGAAAGCTCGAGCGCTATCTGGAAGTAAGGGAAATCAGTTTATAA
- the rpmG gene encoding 50S ribosomal protein L33, with protein MRKKIVLACIDCGSRNYSYESKQSTSGERLEIKKFCSTCNSHSIHKETK; from the coding sequence ATGCGAAAAAAAATAGTTCTTGCCTGCATTGATTGCGGTTCAAGAAATTATAGTTATGAGAGCAAACAATCGACAAGCGGCGAACGCCTGGAAATCAAGAAATTTTGCAGTACGTGCAACTCACACTCGATTCATAAAGAAACGAAATAA
- the secE gene encoding preprotein translocase subunit SecE, with the protein MKRFTEFFSGVAREMQKVSWPKRKELTKYTIVVVTTVLFMAFFFTVVDLGISELIRLVIE; encoded by the coding sequence ATGAAACGTTTTACCGAATTTTTCAGCGGTGTCGCTCGCGAAATGCAAAAAGTAAGCTGGCCGAAACGCAAGGAGCTTACCAAATATACAATCGTGGTAGTAACGACTGTATTGTTTATGGCTTTTTTCTTTACAGTGGTCGATTTGGGCATTTCCGAATTAATTCGCTTAGTTATTGAATAA
- the nusG gene encoding transcription termination/antitermination protein NusG, with protein sequence MEKNWYVVHTYSGYENKVKANLEKRVETMGMEDKIFRVVVPEEEETEMKDGKKKVTKKKVFPGYVLVEIIMTDDSWYVVRNTPGVTGFVGSSGAGSKPTALLPEEIEVVLKRMGVDESKFEVDFEIGETVQVKEGPFATFAGPIEELDKDKGKVRVLVNMFGRDTPVELDFNQVEKL encoded by the coding sequence ATGGAAAAGAATTGGTATGTAGTTCACACCTATTCAGGTTACGAGAACAAAGTTAAGGCTAACTTGGAAAAACGTGTGGAAACTATGGGGATGGAAGATAAGATCTTTCGCGTTGTAGTTCCAGAAGAAGAAGAAACGGAAATGAAAGATGGCAAAAAGAAAGTGACCAAAAAGAAAGTATTTCCAGGTTATGTATTAGTTGAGATCATCATGACGGATGATTCTTGGTATGTAGTCCGGAATACACCTGGTGTAACTGGTTTCGTAGGTTCATCTGGAGCTGGGTCAAAACCGACTGCGTTGCTACCGGAAGAAATTGAAGTCGTTCTTAAACGAATGGGCGTAGATGAAAGTAAATTCGAAGTTGATTTTGAAATCGGCGAAACCGTTCAAGTTAAAGAAGGACCTTTTGCAACCTTTGCAGGGCCGATTGAAGAACTTGATAAAGATAAAGGTAAAGTAAGGGTCCTAGTCAATATGTTCGGCCGTGATACACCGGTTGAACTTGATTTTAATCAAGTGGAAAAATTATAA
- the rplK gene encoding 50S ribosomal protein L11 gives MAKKVIKMVKLQIPAGKANPAPPVGPALGQAGVNIMGFCKEFNARTADQAGLIIPVEITVFEDRSFTFITKTPPAAVLLKKVAGIESGSGEPNRNKVATVKRDQVREIAETKMPDLNAASVEAAMRMVEGTARSMGIVIED, from the coding sequence GTGGCTAAAAAAGTAATTAAAATGGTTAAATTGCAAATTCCTGCTGGTAAAGCGAATCCGGCACCGCCAGTCGGTCCTGCATTAGGTCAAGCTGGTGTAAACATCATGGGATTCTGTAAGGAGTTCAACGCTCGTACAGCAGATCAAGCTGGTCTAATTATTCCTGTTGAAATCACGGTATTTGAAGACCGTTCATTTACATTCATTACAAAAACTCCACCGGCTGCAGTATTGCTTAAGAAAGTAGCTGGTATCGAGTCTGGTTCTGGTGAACCTAACCGTAATAAAGTTGCTACAGTCAAGCGTGATCAAGTGCGCGAGATTGCTGAAACTAAAATGCCTGACCTAAACGCTGCAAGCGTTGAAGCTGCAATGCGTATGGTTGAAGGTACTGCTCGCAGCATGGGTATTGTCATCGAAGACTGA
- the rplA gene encoding 50S ribosomal protein L1: protein MAKKGKKYLEAAKLVEVSKAYAVTEAIEVAKKANFAKFDATVEVAFRLGVDPKKADQQIRGAVVLPNGTGKTQRVLVFAKGEKAKEAEAAGADYVGESDFINKIQQGWFEFDVIVATPDMMGEVGKLGRVLGPKGLMPNPKTGTVTFDVTKAVNEIKAGKVEYRVDKAGNIHAPIGKVSFEDAKLVENFTTIYDTLMKVKPAAAKGTYMKNVSVTTTMGPGVKVDPSTFNK from the coding sequence ATGGCGAAAAAAGGTAAAAAGTATCTTGAAGCAGCTAAGCTTGTAGAAGTTTCTAAGGCTTATGCTGTAACTGAAGCAATCGAAGTTGCTAAAAAAGCAAACTTCGCAAAATTCGATGCGACTGTTGAAGTGGCTTTCCGTTTAGGCGTAGACCCTAAGAAAGCTGACCAACAAATTCGTGGAGCGGTTGTTCTACCGAATGGTACTGGTAAAACTCAACGCGTATTAGTATTCGCTAAAGGCGAAAAAGCAAAAGAAGCGGAAGCTGCTGGTGCTGACTACGTTGGTGAATCTGACTTCATCAACAAAATCCAACAAGGATGGTTCGAATTCGATGTAATCGTTGCGACTCCAGACATGATGGGTGAAGTTGGTAAACTTGGCCGCGTATTAGGACCTAAAGGTTTAATGCCTAACCCTAAAACTGGCACAGTAACATTCGACGTAACAAAAGCTGTTAATGAAATCAAGGCTGGTAAAGTTGAATACCGCGTAGATAAAGCTGGAAACATCCATGCTCCAATCGGTAAAGTATCTTTCGAGGATGCTAAACTAGTGGAAAACTTCACTACTATCTATGATACATTAATGAAAGTTAAACCTGCGGCTGCTAAAGGAACTTACATGAAAAACGTTTCTGTAACAACTACAATGGGCCCTGGTGTGAAAGTTGATCCTTCTACTTTCAATAAATAA
- the rplJ gene encoding 50S ribosomal protein L10 yields MNAIIEQKQKIVAEITDKLTASQSTVVVDYRGLTVAELTELRKQLREAGVEFKVYKNSLTRRAAESAELSTLNESLTGPNAIAFSNEDVIAPAKILNDFAKKHEALEIKAGVIEGNVATAEEIKALAELPSREGLLSMLLSVLQAPMRGLALATKAVADQKEEQGA; encoded by the coding sequence ATGAACGCAATTATTGAACAAAAGCAAAAAATCGTTGCTGAGATTACTGATAAATTAACTGCAAGCCAATCAACAGTAGTTGTTGACTACCGTGGATTGACTGTTGCTGAATTAACAGAACTTCGTAAGCAACTTCGTGAAGCTGGCGTTGAGTTTAAGGTTTACAAAAACTCTTTAACTCGTCGTGCTGCTGAAAGTGCTGAACTTAGCACTTTGAACGAATCATTAACAGGACCAAACGCAATTGCATTCTCAAATGAAGATGTTATTGCGCCAGCAAAAATCCTTAACGATTTTGCGAAAAAACATGAAGCGTTAGAAATCAAAGCTGGAGTTATCGAAGGAAATGTTGCAACTGCAGAAGAAATTAAAGCTCTTGCAGAACTACCTTCACGCGAAGGCCTACTTTCAATGCTACTCAGCGTGCTACAAGCACCTATGCGCGGACTTGCTCTTGCTACAAAAGCAGTTGCAGATCAAAAAGAAGAACAAGGCGCGTAA